The DNA region ATTAAAATAAACAGAAAACCATACGCCAAACTTATTAATCATCCAAAATTTGACATCACCTCAGCAATGGGCTCCTTCAAAGCCTTACGGGTAACCCGAAACCGTATCCCCAATTTCTCAAGCTGCCTTGACAAGACACACATGATTGTGGCTGAGCTCCTCAAATCCTCCTCCAATTTCTCAATTCTCTCAAACAAATTCACCTCCATCCCGCCCTTCACCGACTCCCTACACATCCACCTCCACTGCAGCCGCTGAATCCACGCCCCAATCCCAACAACCATTACCAACGCCAGGGCCCAAGACGCTAGACCCCAGTTTCCCATTGCCACAAAAGACGTCTTATTTAAGCTCATAGCCGCGCAATTCA from Malus domestica chromosome 01, GDT2T_hap1 includes:
- the LOC103433948 gene encoding uncharacterized protein; the encoded protein is MSLNKTSFVAMGNWGLASWALALVMVVGIGAWIQRLQWRWMCRESVKGGMEVNLFERIEKLEEDLRSSATIMCVLSRQLEKLGIRFRVTRKALKEPIAEIILQVDYLVHHLTILLFLRTTALAQKNYEATRVLAAQEDILEKELGEIQKVLLAMQDEQ